The sequence CTGCTACTCGTGGTGGGTTCCTTCTAGCTTGATCATGATAGACAGGGCCCATTGGATAAATAAGGAAAAGCCTGTTAAGTATATCTTAGACTGACAGGTCTGAATGGGCTACTTCGTAGACTATGATTACACCTATttgtcctttattttatttctgcATTGTTAGTTTGAATCATTTTAAATTTCTCTGAGGTGATGTGGTTAGACAAAAATCTCAGGATATGGAAAATGGAGGAATTTCTGATAGACCAGATGATGTTGTGGATGTCTACCATACATACTTTGGGGTAGCTGTAacttgaaagctcgaaaatatGTTTAAAACATAAGAGTTGTTTAAattctcaattaaaaattacggttagattgtttttactctaacttatataAGTGcggaaacaagagtaaatgaagcgcaatcaaccgatactactctagtgcataagcatgaacaacaaacaataaaagtaaagtacaagagtaagggaagagagaatgcaaacacaagataatacgctgatgtgttatcaaagaggaaactgaagaactcagCGCAATCAACCgatactactctagtgcataagcatgaataacaaacaataaaagtaaagcacaagagtaagggaagagagaatgcaaacacaagataatacgttgatgtgttatcaaagagaaaaccgaagaactcagcgaaaaatCTCACcgccgccttccaagcggtaatcgatccactaaacaattaattgggatacatgagttagtaagagactcttcaagcctaatctacccgatgtacctaagtgctccaaactcctactccaacaagacttctcAAAACCCTGTCTTGGCTAACTTTCTGAATCTCGCAATACGCctgattgcatctgccaagccTCACTGACTTCTTTTGGCAATTCCCTAAaattcccaagctccaaaacactctctacactctaaaaaggtgtgggttgtgcttgggtacaaatctcctctcaatatatgacaatgggagaggaaaggagaagaggctacaatgatttctcactaaggatgagtaactctctctctaaaagatgggtgtgtgtgttgtagaaaacctatctagggtttttctctatGAATGgtctctcttacatttgtgggtaataagagtatatatagtataggtgaagggtaagaaagtcacacataaaaatcctccaagcagaatgtttcgcgaTTACCTCGCGGGAATGCCTTACCTGCGAGACACTTGCGAAAACGACAGCCTagcacgactcttcagcttctagtcatgtgctcctcacatgcCCCTTTTGCAGGAACCCTTCTCGCGAACTTCTCGCAACCTAGTCACGAAATGCACTGATCTTCAATTAAgtttgagtcttcaccaacttgatactaagcccaatacaataaaatcccacaaaatataagaaacaaaattaaaacaattacaacactttttgtcatggaataaagccaacaaaaaacatagttgtaaatcacaactttacataacTAAATGCAACATTACTACTTTTTAACTTGTTCATTTTTCCTTCTTGATATATGCATGTTGCATGTGATAAGTTGTTGTCAATACTCATGTTGCACTTTGAGTTAAATCACCTTTTCTTGTTCCCTTGCAATTTTCTTAGGACTGATAGAACCTGCTTAAAAATGGGTGATCACTAAGgctaaaaatgataaagaatataattttatagatttattTCTATTGGGAGGTTTTGGGTAGGGATTGAGGGGAAGAGACTTCAAAGGTGTTTTAAGtaaattttagcatttgtaTCCATCTTTCCTCACACATGATGCTGCTTTTTATCGGAGGTTGCTGGCTTCAACAATCAAAGTTTTAATCTTTCAAGACATTAATATATCAAATCTAAATTCATTCATCTTTGTTATTGCAGGACTTTCACTTCTTTAATATCCAGGATTGAAAGCTATAGATCCAACTTATGCTTTGCCAGTTGATGTTGTAAACAGAAATTTCTTTGGCAGATAACTGATTCTTTTTAAGCTTCTTTTCTACATCACTTGCATCAATTTGATAcctttttgtttctcttataATAGAAAGAACATTGGGGCTGTATTGCTACATAGTAAATTGATCTTCTGCATCGAatgttttgctgaaaaaaaaaaaaaaaaagtctctctttctctctcgtaaaaaaaaaaggagaaaaaagaaaaaagaagaaaaaaaagagagacattAACAAGAAGCGGCTTCACATGGAAGACATTACCACCACTACTGACCtccaagcaaattttttttttttttttttttacattttacatGCACTTAATTtgtcttacaaatatatatacagtTAGTTTGGTCGTTTGATTGTGTATATTATAgtcgtttatttatttatttatggttaaATAGTTGAGCAATGTTGAAATAACAAGAGttgcaaaattaaaatgaagatCGATTATTAATTTACGACGATCAAGATCTGTAGTGTACAAATATAGTGTACAAAGAGATGTTCAACAATCTCCCCCAAAGATACAAAATTCTCATTAGAGCACAATTGgtgtgcgtttggataccgtttattttgctaaaaattgaaaactgaaaacaataaataaaaaattactattcataTGCCTGATTGTATTGTTCATgttccatgaacagtgcactaggcgctggttaaaaaaaaaaaaaaaaaaaaagaggctaaaAATGCCAGACGCATAAATCGTAAACGCGGACGGGCAAAGCAAACGCACCCTTGATATGTTAtaaaataacaagtttttatttaGGTGTTaccattttatatttgatagttattatacaaatacaatttgaccattttgttattataataattattcatttattttgttattgtttatttagataaaatatatatatatatatatatatatattatataagatTAATGATAAAACCTATAACGCAACGAGCCtctaaatagttaaaaaaaatttcacttctttcaacccaaaaaaaaaaaaaataaagttgggTAACacattattctttatatttataatcCGATaattaaaattaggaaaaaataaaaaaccagtGATAGGGCACAAGCGGTCGGAAGCAGGCCTCCAAAGTCGAAACGCAGGATGACATGACGCTGCCGTAGAAGTAGAAAATCCCCAGTTCAAATCCACTATTAGACCGTGTGGTGTCAGTGTGGACACTAAAAAATCGTGATATCAAATACcgtttttaacttaaaaaaacgTGAACTGAAAGAAGGATTTCTAAAAAGTAAGTAATACTCCTCCTCGTCCTGGAAGTGGAAAATAGCTACTCTAGCTAGTTGTAAAGCTCAGAGGAACAGAACCGAACCGAACCGAAAAAAATGTCAACGAAACGCAGACGAGATTATTACGACGAAGACGACAACAACGGCGAGGAGTACGAAAACGACGCCGTATTTGCCAACGGCAGCAAGAGCCAGAAAGTTGAAGtggatctctctctcttggaaGCCTTAGAGAAATCCCAATCCCAAAACAAGAACGCAGTCGAAGTGGTCGACCTCAAAACCCTAAAGAAACTCGTCCTCTCCTTCGAGCGAAAGCTCAAGGACAACATCGAAGCTCGCCTCAAATACCCTAACCAACCCGACCGATTCGCCGACTCCGAAATCGACCTCCACGACGACCTCCACAAGCTCAGCATCCTCGCCGGAGCTCCCGAGCTATATCCGGATCTCGTCAATCTCAATGCGATTCCTTCGATTTTGAACCTCCTTGCTCACGATAACACCGATATCGCCGTCGATGTGGTTCAGTTGCTTCAGGATCTGACGGATCCTGATGTCTTTGAGGACGATGAGGAGAGTGATGAGCCGGCTAGGGTTTTGGTTGACGCGCTGGTGGAGAACAATGTGCTCGAGCTGCTTGTTCAGAATCTGCAGCGGTTGAACGATTCCGATCCCGATGAGATGGCCGCGGTGTATAGCACGCTCACGACGGTGGAGAATCTGGTGGAGGTGAAGCCTGCGGTGGCGGAGATGGTGTGCGAGAGGACGAAGTTGTTGAAGTGGTTGCTAGGGAAGATAAAGGTGAGGGAGTTTGATAGTAACAAGCAGTACGCGTCGGAGATTCTGGCGATTTTGTTGCAGAATAGTGCGGCGAATCAGAGGAGAGTAGGGCAGATGAACGGCGTGGATGTGGTGCTTCAGGCCGTGGCGATGTACAAGTCGAAGGATCCGAAGAGTTTGGATGAGGAGGAAATGGTGGAGAACTTGTTTGATTGTTTGTGTTGCCTGTTGATGCCGTTGGAGAACAAGGAGAGGTTTGTGAAGGCCGAAGGTGTGGAGTTGATGATCATTATTATGAAGCAAAAGAAGTCGGCTTATAGCTCGGCTATTAGGGCACTTGATTTCGCTATGACGAAGTATCCTCCGGCTTGTGAGCGTTTCGTTGATGTGTTGGGATTGAAGACTGCCTTTGCTGCATTTATGGGTAAGGTAAGagtcactcactcactcacatTTTCGTAGTTTGGAATATAATTTGAGCATTTGTGAATTGTAATTACATCTCTGAAGTTTGATATGTAGGAAGGCTTTTGTATATATCTAGTCAATCACAtttcaataaattcaaaaacataGGATTCCAACATAGTTGTATCGGTTTAGATATGTGCATTTGATTTGTTATCATATTTTTGAAATGAAGGTACTTGGTTTAGTATAGAAAAACAGAAGTTTATGAGAGTGCAAGTTTGTTATGTGGGaaggcttttgttttttgggttgatttttgttAAATCTCGACAAGGAGTTGTACTCAAATGATACCTCCTCCTTCCATAATAATG is a genomic window of Quercus lobata isolate SW786 chromosome 2, ValleyOak3.0 Primary Assembly, whole genome shotgun sequence containing:
- the LOC115975882 gene encoding beta-catenin-like protein 1 isoform X1, encoding MSTKRRRDYYDEDDNNGEEYENDAVFANGSKSQKVEVDLSLLEALEKSQSQNKNAVEVVDLKTLKKLVLSFERKLKDNIEARLKYPNQPDRFADSEIDLHDDLHKLSILAGAPELYPDLVNLNAIPSILNLLAHDNTDIAVDVVQLLQDLTDPDVFEDDEESDEPARVLVDALVENNVLELLVQNLQRLNDSDPDEMAAVYSTLTTVENLVEVKPAVAEMVCERTKLLKWLLGKIKVREFDSNKQYASEILAILLQNSAANQRRVGQMNGVDVVLQAVAMYKSKDPKSLDEEEMVENLFDCLCCLLMPLENKERFVKAEGVELMIIIMKQKKSAYSSAIRALDFAMTKYPPACERFVDVLGLKTAFAAFMGKIPVNKKNKKERYQEELEERIVSLIASLFGGILRGSRRERLLSKFVENECEKIDRLMELYMRYSDRVKTETERLNHLELDDLEMDEEEKYNRKLESGLYTLQLIAVILGHIWCSEHPYMRARIELLLKQQKLTNKDVKDILQEYHDNIGDLDGPEEKERAQAKIQKFISAF
- the LOC115975882 gene encoding beta-catenin-like protein 1 isoform X2, yielding MSTKRRRDYYDEDDNNGEEYENDAVFANGSKSQKVEVDLSLLEALEKSQSQNKNAVEVVDLKTLKKLVLSFERKLKDNIEARLKYPNQPDRFADSEIDLHDDLHKLSILAGAPELYPDLVNLNAIPSILNLLAHDNTDIAVDVVQLLQDLTDPDVFEDDEESDEPARVLVDALVENNVLELLVQNLQRLNDSDPDEMAAVYSTLTTVENLVEVKPAVAEMVCERTKLLKWLLGKIKVREFDSNKQYASEILAILLQNSAANQRRVGQMNGVDVVLQAVAMYKSKDPKSLDEEEMVENLFDCLCCLLMPLENKERFVKAEGVELMIIIMKQKKSAYSSAIRALDFAMTKYPPACERFVDVLGLKTAFAAFMGKIPVNKKNKKERYQEELEERIVSLIASLFGGILRGSRRERLLSKFVENECEKIDRLMELYMRKNNEEK